A segment of the Candidatus Goldiibacteriota bacterium genome:
ACTGTAAGAGTAAATGAAGAAAAATATTTTGTACCGTCTTTGTCTATTGTGGAGTCTTCAAAACCGCCGGCACAGCTGTTTTCCACCGTTGCCGGAAAAGGCGTGATGCTGGCTTTCAGGGACACTCTTGTACCGGTTTTCAGTTTAAGCGCGCTGCTGAATAAAAAAGAGAGTATAAAGAGTACAACAAGCGGGGAAAAGATTGTTGTAATTATAGAAGAAAACGGAAAAATGGCGGGAATAGCGGTTGATGAAATTTTAGAGCCGCAGCAGATAGTGGTGAAAAATCTTGGGAAAAGTTTTGGCAAAATAGAGGGAATAGCCGCCTGCACAATAATGTCCGACGGAAAGGTCGGGCTTATTTTAGATATAAACGGAATAATTAAAATGGCGACAGCCGGATAAAATGGAGGCGAAAATGCAGAATGCTGTGGAAGTACAGGCTAAAGCGGGGAAGTATCTTACGTTCAGGCTGGCAAAAGAGGAATATGGCGTGGAAATTTTAAAGGTGCGCGAGATTATAGGTTTAATGCCTATAACACGCGTTCCAAAGACGCCGGAATTTGTGCGCGGAGTGATAAATTTAAGGGGCGGTGTAATTCCTGTTGTTGAACTGCGCAGCAAATTCGGGATGGAATCTGAAGCCGACACAAATGAAACATGCGTAATAGTGGTGGAAATAATGAAACAAAAGGAACCGGTACAGATTGGCATACTGGTTGATTCGGTTTCAGAGGTAATGGACATTGCCGGCGCTGACATTGAAGCAACACCTTCTTTTGGCGTGGAACTGGATACAAATTACATACTTGGAATGGCAAAGACAAGAGGGACTGTAAGGATACTTCTTAATATTGACAGAGTGCTGACAAACGAAGAACTTGAAAGCGTGGGCAATACGCCCGGATAGCATTTGTTTGTATGGCTGTAAATTCCTGCGCATAAGCGGGAAGGAGGCAGAAATGGAATTCCCCGGAAGGGCTTCGGAACCAGGCACGATTGATGATGATACGTATAACAGAATAAAAGACCTTATTCACAATAAGTGCGGTATTACGCTTGGGCCTGCAAAAAAAGCCCTGGTTGCCGCGCGCGTAAGAAAAAGAATGCGCGAGCTTCAAA
Coding sequences within it:
- a CDS encoding chemotaxis protein CheW, whose amino-acid sequence is MEAKMQNAVEVQAKAGKYLTFRLAKEEYGVEILKVREIIGLMPITRVPKTPEFVRGVINLRGGVIPVVELRSKFGMESEADTNETCVIVVEIMKQKEPVQIGILVDSVSEVMDIAGADIEATPSFGVELDTNYILGMAKTRGTVRILLNIDRVLTNEELESVGNTPG